The Diaphorobacter ruginosibacter genome contains a region encoding:
- the ybaK gene encoding Cys-tRNA(Pro) deacylase, which produces MARKDKSSHVSETPATQLLRARRVEFTEHPYEYVEHGGTEQSALSLGLDEHTVVKTLVMQDQDAKPLIVLMHGDCKVSTKNLARQIGAKSVEPCKPEVANRHSGYLVGGTSPFGTKKDMPVYIEQTILELPRIAINGGRRGFLVQLDPRVCVDLLGATPVQCALAE; this is translated from the coding sequence ATGGCCAGGAAGGACAAATCGTCGCATGTGAGCGAGACGCCGGCGACGCAGCTGCTGCGGGCCCGCCGCGTGGAGTTCACCGAGCATCCCTACGAGTATGTCGAGCACGGGGGCACCGAGCAGAGTGCGCTGTCCCTCGGGCTCGATGAACACACCGTCGTGAAGACGCTGGTGATGCAGGATCAGGATGCGAAGCCGTTGATCGTGCTGATGCATGGCGACTGCAAGGTCTCCACCAAGAACCTCGCGCGGCAGATCGGCGCCAAGAGCGTCGAGCCCTGCAAGCCCGAGGTGGCGAACCGGCACAGCGGCTACCTGGTGGGCGGCACCTCGCCGTTCGGCACGAAGAAGGACATGCCTGTCTATATCGAGCAGACGATCCTGGAGCTGCCGCGCATCGCCATCAACGGCGGACGGCGCGGATTTCTGGTGCAGCTGGACCCACGGGTTTGTGTGGATCTGCTCGGCGCCACGCCGGTGCAGTGCGCGCTGGCAGAATAG
- a CDS encoding Bug family tripartite tricarboxylate transporter substrate binding protein, which yields MQRRTLLQRSLAASALLLAATHVATPALAQGSWPTGKPITYLVPFPPGGNTDTLARVIAQPLGKALGTPVVIENKGGAGGSVGSALAARAPADGYTILGGTISSHAINVSLYSKLDYDPVKSFTPIAMLGSGPLVLVVPAASPYKTLSDVLAGSKAKAATGGLASASPGSGTSNHMAMELLAYQTGVKFTHVPYKGSGPAVQDVIGGQVDMMFDTALVVGPHVQSGKLRPIAVTSSKRLESLPDVPTIAEAGEKGFDMGSWQAVFAPAGTPAAVVERLHAEIMKIVATPEVQSRLKAFGMLPSTMTPAELAEYQKAEVAKWAKVIKAAGIKAD from the coding sequence ATGCAACGCCGTACCCTGCTGCAACGCAGCCTCGCCGCCAGCGCCCTGCTGCTCGCCGCAACCCATGTCGCCACGCCCGCGCTGGCGCAGGGCAGCTGGCCCACGGGCAAGCCCATCACCTACCTGGTGCCGTTTCCGCCCGGGGGCAACACGGACACCCTGGCGCGCGTGATCGCCCAGCCGCTGGGCAAGGCGCTGGGCACGCCGGTGGTCATCGAGAACAAAGGCGGTGCCGGCGGCAGTGTGGGGTCGGCCCTGGCCGCGCGCGCACCGGCCGACGGCTACACCATCCTGGGCGGCACCATCAGCTCGCATGCGATCAACGTGAGCCTGTATTCCAAGCTCGACTACGACCCGGTCAAGTCCTTCACGCCCATCGCCATGCTGGGCTCGGGCCCACTGGTGCTGGTCGTGCCGGCCGCAAGCCCCTACAAGACGCTGTCCGACGTGCTGGCTGGCAGCAAGGCCAAGGCGGCGACCGGCGGCCTGGCCTCGGCATCGCCCGGCAGCGGCACCTCGAACCACATGGCGATGGAACTGCTGGCCTACCAGACGGGCGTGAAGTTCACCCACGTGCCCTACAAGGGCAGCGGCCCGGCCGTGCAGGACGTGATCGGCGGCCAGGTGGACATGATGTTCGACACCGCGCTGGTCGTCGGACCGCATGTCCAGTCCGGCAAGCTGCGCCCCATCGCGGTGACCAGCTCCAAGCGCCTGGAATCGCTGCCCGACGTACCCACCATCGCCGAGGCCGGCGAGAAGGGCTTCGACATGGGCTCGTGGCAAGCGGTGTTCGCGCCCGCTGGCACGCCGGCGGCCGTCGTCGAGCGCCTGCATGCCGAGATCATGAAGATCGTCGCCACGCCCGAGGTCCAGTCCCGCCTCAAGGCCTTCGGCATGCTGCCGTCCACGATGACGCCGGCCGAGCTGGCTGAGTACCAGAAGGCCGAGGTGGCCAAGTGGGCCAAGGTCATCAAGGCCGCCGGTATCAAGGCGGATTGA
- a CDS encoding glucarate dehydratase family protein, translating into MSTSHAIRHIRVTPIAFRDPPLLNAAGIHEPWALRSIIEIETASGLVGINESYGDQPMLDALAKAAPALIGLSPWALNEMENRVAALVAPPRLTASEFLGQQVSLAPGTHVSKTVAKVVSAFEVAMLDLQGQLARAPVVDLLGGSARESVPFSAYLFYKYAEHIDRPYAPDAWGEALAPQQLVAQARRMIDEYGFQSIKLKAGTLPPEQEAAGILALAQAFPGLPLRIDPNGNWTVETSLKIVRQLRGVLEYYEDPAPGLEGMAAVARECEVPLATNMVVTDFAEFRRNADMGCPVKIVLSDHHYWGGLRATQRLSTLCSTFHLGLSMHSNSHLGVSLVAMTHLCASVPQLTYACDTHYPWQDEEVIEGGRLRFEQGSLRVPAASGLGVTLDREALARLHDNYLRCGIRNRDDLGQMRKYDPSFTGRQPRF; encoded by the coding sequence ATGAGTACTTCGCACGCCATCCGCCACATTCGCGTCACGCCCATTGCATTCCGCGATCCGCCGCTGCTGAACGCCGCCGGCATCCACGAGCCCTGGGCGCTGCGCTCCATCATCGAGATCGAGACGGCATCGGGACTGGTCGGCATCAATGAAAGCTACGGCGACCAGCCCATGCTCGATGCACTGGCCAAGGCCGCGCCGGCCCTGATCGGTCTGTCGCCGTGGGCGCTCAACGAAATGGAGAACCGCGTCGCGGCCCTGGTTGCGCCGCCTCGGCTCACGGCTTCGGAGTTTCTCGGCCAGCAGGTGTCGCTGGCGCCGGGCACCCATGTGTCCAAGACCGTGGCCAAGGTGGTCAGCGCCTTCGAGGTCGCCATGCTTGACCTGCAGGGCCAGCTTGCCAGGGCACCGGTGGTCGACCTGCTCGGCGGTTCCGCGCGCGAAAGCGTGCCGTTCTCGGCCTACCTGTTCTACAAGTACGCGGAGCACATCGACCGGCCCTATGCCCCGGACGCCTGGGGCGAGGCGCTGGCACCGCAGCAACTGGTGGCCCAGGCGCGGCGCATGATCGACGAATACGGCTTCCAGAGCATCAAGCTCAAGGCCGGCACGCTGCCGCCCGAGCAGGAGGCCGCGGGCATCCTGGCACTGGCCCAGGCTTTTCCCGGCCTGCCTTTGCGCATCGACCCCAACGGCAACTGGACGGTGGAGACCAGCTTGAAGATCGTGCGGCAGCTGCGCGGCGTGCTCGAGTATTACGAAGACCCGGCGCCGGGTCTGGAGGGCATGGCCGCAGTGGCGCGTGAGTGCGAGGTGCCGCTGGCCACCAACATGGTGGTTACCGACTTTGCCGAGTTCCGCCGCAATGCCGACATGGGCTGTCCGGTGAAGATCGTCTTGAGCGACCACCACTACTGGGGCGGGCTGCGCGCCACGCAGCGCCTGTCCACGCTGTGCAGCACCTTCCATCTGGGCCTGTCCATGCACAGCAACTCGCACCTCGGCGTGAGCCTGGTGGCGATGACCCACCTGTGCGCCAGCGTGCCGCAGCTCACCTACGCCTGCGATACACATTACCCGTGGCAGGACGAGGAGGTGATCGAGGGCGGACGGCTGCGGTTCGAGCAGGGCAGCCTGCGCGTGCCCGCCGCCTCGGGCCTGGGTGTCACGCTGGACCGCGAGGCGCTGGCGCGCCTGCACGACAACTACCTGCGCTGCGGAATCCGCAACCGTGACGACCTCGGGCAGATGCGCAAGTACGACCCGTCCTTCACGGGCCGGCAGCCCCGTTTTTGA
- a CDS encoding HpcH/HpaI aldolase family protein: MRANRLKEIWQSGGAAVNGWLAIPNGFAAETMAHQGWDTLTIDMQHGVVDYQAMVSMLQAISTTATVPVVRVPWLEPGVIMKTLDAGAYGVICPMVNTREDAQKLVAYSHYAPRGTRSFGPVRALLYSGADYPAHANDTIVTFAMIETAQALDNLDAIMSVEGLDAVYIGPSDLSLSLGCRPVFDGLDPKAQQAVDHILERAKAHGLVAGIHNGTPESALERIAKGFQFTTVSSDARLMAAGSQQILQTMRAGSTTAVPAPASGAY, from the coding sequence ATGAGAGCTAATCGACTGAAGGAAATCTGGCAGAGCGGCGGCGCCGCCGTCAATGGCTGGCTGGCCATACCGAACGGCTTTGCGGCCGAGACCATGGCCCATCAGGGCTGGGACACGCTGACGATCGACATGCAGCACGGCGTGGTCGACTACCAGGCCATGGTTTCCATGCTGCAGGCCATCTCGACCACGGCCACGGTGCCCGTCGTGCGTGTGCCGTGGCTGGAACCCGGCGTCATCATGAAGACGCTGGATGCCGGTGCCTACGGTGTGATCTGCCCCATGGTCAACACCCGCGAGGACGCGCAAAAGCTCGTGGCCTACAGCCACTATGCGCCGCGCGGCACGCGCAGCTTCGGGCCGGTGCGGGCGTTGCTCTACAGCGGCGCCGACTATCCCGCGCATGCCAATGACACCATCGTGACCTTCGCGATGATAGAGACCGCGCAGGCACTGGACAACCTGGACGCCATCATGAGCGTGGAGGGGCTGGACGCGGTCTACATCGGGCCCAGCGATCTGTCGCTGTCGCTGGGTTGCCGGCCTGTGTTCGACGGGCTGGACCCGAAGGCGCAGCAGGCCGTGGATCACATCCTGGAGCGTGCCAAGGCCCATGGCCTGGTGGCAGGCATCCATAACGGCACACCTGAGAGCGCGCTGGAGCGAATCGCCAAGGGCTTCCAGTTCACCACCGTGAGCTCCGACGCGCGGCTGATGGCCGCCGGTTCGCAGCAGATCCTGCAGACCATGCGCGCGGGCTCCACTACGGCGGTGCCCGCGCCGGCCTCGGGTGCGTATTGA
- a CDS encoding alpha/beta fold hydrolase, with product MYTELRPAQQLSVPVRTMRYNVRVWGDPQARQPGLPPLVMVHGWMDVGASYQFVVDAFGQAFAEGRLIIAPDWRGFGHSMPEVPTDHYVFADYLADLDHLIDHFSPDAPVDLVGHSMGGNVSMMYAGARAGRIRRLVNLEGFGLAATQPFEAPRRYARWMDELRQHERGDLQMRPYDSLEGVAARLMKTNPRITPDKARWLAGHWASQGADGQWNILGASAHKIVTPMLFRVEEMLALYAAITAPVLSVEAEENHIAKWSNGKYSLQEYHERLRHVPDVRSAQVMDAGHMLHHDQPQAVARLIEDFLLAS from the coding sequence ATGTACACAGAACTCCGCCCCGCCCAGCAGCTCTCCGTTCCCGTGCGCACCATGCGCTACAACGTGCGCGTCTGGGGTGACCCGCAAGCGCGCCAGCCCGGCCTGCCGCCGCTGGTCATGGTGCATGGCTGGATGGACGTCGGCGCGTCCTACCAGTTCGTGGTCGATGCGTTCGGCCAGGCATTTGCCGAGGGGCGCCTCATCATCGCCCCCGACTGGCGCGGCTTCGGGCATTCCATGCCCGAGGTGCCCACGGACCACTACGTGTTCGCCGACTACCTGGCCGACCTCGACCACCTGATCGACCATTTCTCCCCCGACGCGCCAGTCGATCTGGTGGGCCACAGCATGGGCGGCAATGTGAGCATGATGTATGCAGGCGCCCGCGCGGGCCGCATCCGCCGCCTGGTGAATCTCGAAGGCTTCGGCCTTGCCGCCACCCAGCCTTTCGAGGCGCCCAGGCGCTATGCGCGCTGGATGGATGAGCTGCGGCAGCATGAGCGCGGCGACCTGCAGATGCGTCCCTACGACAGCCTGGAAGGCGTTGCGGCCCGGCTGATGAAGACCAACCCGCGCATCACGCCCGACAAGGCGCGCTGGCTCGCCGGGCACTGGGCGTCGCAAGGTGCCGATGGGCAGTGGAACATCCTTGGTGCCTCGGCCCACAAGATCGTCACGCCCATGCTGTTCCGCGTCGAGGAAATGCTGGCCCTCTACGCGGCCATCACAGCCCCGGTGCTTTCGGTGGAGGCCGAGGAGAACCACATCGCGAAGTGGTCGAACGGAAAGTATTCGCTGCAGGAGTACCACGAGCGCCTGCGCCACGTACCCGACGTGCGCTCGGCCCAGGTGATGGACGCTGGGCACATGCTGCACCATGACCAGCCCCAGGCCGTGGCCCGGCTGATCGAGGACTTCCTGCTCGCGAGCTAG
- a CDS encoding FadR/GntR family transcriptional regulator, giving the protein MHPTSPELPELRPLPVGVESQLRGKAGRNGRSLANLLSEEFEHKIRQGLLREGDKLPTESELVRSYDVSRTVVREAISKLQAAGLVETRHGIGTFVLPAREGASLTLNARELSESVDVLAVLELRISLETEAAGLAAQRRSAEHLQAMRQALRAFEHNAAAGGDTVTHDLAFHQGIAQATGNPYFGDILAHFGAMLIPRTRITSLQEPGRNPDYLRRVNREHEEIYNAIERQDADSARAAMRIHLTNSRERLRLAQKHSTAAS; this is encoded by the coding sequence ATGCACCCCACATCCCCGGAATTACCCGAACTGCGGCCCCTGCCTGTTGGCGTGGAGAGCCAGTTGCGCGGCAAGGCCGGCCGCAATGGCCGCAGCCTGGCGAACCTGCTGTCCGAGGAGTTCGAGCACAAGATCCGCCAGGGACTGCTGCGCGAGGGCGACAAGCTGCCCACCGAGTCGGAACTCGTTCGCAGCTACGACGTGAGCCGCACCGTGGTGCGCGAGGCCATCTCCAAGCTGCAGGCCGCCGGCCTGGTGGAGACGCGGCACGGCATAGGCACCTTCGTGCTGCCGGCGCGCGAGGGTGCCAGCCTCACACTCAACGCCCGCGAACTCAGCGAATCAGTGGACGTGCTGGCCGTGCTGGAGCTGCGCATCAGCCTGGAGACCGAGGCTGCGGGCCTGGCCGCGCAGCGCCGCAGCGCCGAACACCTCCAGGCCATGCGCCAGGCGCTGCGCGCCTTCGAGCACAACGCGGCCGCCGGCGGCGACACCGTCACGCACGACCTGGCCTTCCACCAGGGCATCGCGCAGGCCACGGGCAACCCGTATTTCGGCGATATCCTCGCTCACTTCGGCGCCATGCTGATCCCGCGCACGCGCATCACTTCCCTCCAAGAGCCGGGACGCAATCCCGACTACCTGCGCCGCGTGAATCGCGAGCACGAGGAGATCTACAACGCCATCGAGCGCCAGGACGCCGACTCGGCCCGCGCCGCCATGCGCATCCATCTGACCAATTCGCGCGAACGCCTGCGCCTGGCGCAAAAGCACAGCACGGCAGCTTCTTGA
- a CDS encoding Bug family tripartite tricarboxylate transporter substrate binding protein — MPQRPAILRRTALALATLAILTGLPPGVRAADAAWPSKPIRLVVPYPPGGSSDIIARSISQHISQALKQPVIVDNKPGANGNLGAELVARAQPDGYTWLLCDLGALAISPSVYTKLSFDPSKDLRGAAMLAYSPHMLVVHPSVPANNLQELVALSHKQDLNFAVTATGSAPHLAGVELARLTGAKWVYVPYKGGVQSVQDTVAGQTQVLMNGMLATYPQVQAGKLKLLGISKATRMPLIADVPTLAEQGAKGFASGTWQGVVLPAKTPDAVRQRVNQALTEAIRSPEVRSRLTGQGAEVVTMTPAETDRFFAAERAHWQQVVQAAQIRLD; from the coding sequence ATGCCCCAACGCCCTGCCATCCTCCGCCGCACCGCCCTGGCGCTGGCCACACTGGCCATCCTGACTGGCCTGCCCCCCGGCGTCCGGGCGGCCGATGCGGCCTGGCCCTCCAAGCCCATCCGCCTCGTCGTGCCCTACCCTCCAGGCGGCAGCTCGGACATCATCGCCCGCTCCATCAGCCAGCACATCTCGCAGGCACTCAAGCAACCGGTCATCGTCGACAACAAGCCCGGCGCCAACGGCAATCTGGGCGCCGAGCTGGTCGCGCGCGCCCAGCCCGATGGCTACACCTGGCTGCTGTGCGACCTGGGCGCGCTGGCGATCTCGCCGTCGGTCTACACCAAGCTGAGCTTCGATCCATCCAAGGACCTGCGCGGCGCGGCCATGCTGGCCTACTCGCCGCACATGCTGGTGGTGCACCCCTCCGTACCCGCCAACAACCTGCAGGAGCTGGTCGCGCTGTCGCACAAGCAGGACCTGAACTTCGCAGTCACCGCGACCGGCAGCGCGCCGCACCTGGCCGGCGTAGAGCTGGCGCGGCTCACCGGAGCCAAATGGGTCTACGTGCCCTACAAGGGCGGAGTGCAGTCGGTACAGGACACCGTGGCCGGGCAGACCCAGGTGCTGATGAACGGCATGCTCGCCACCTATCCTCAGGTGCAGGCCGGCAAGCTCAAGCTGCTGGGCATATCGAAGGCCACGCGCATGCCGCTGATCGCCGACGTGCCCACGTTGGCCGAGCAAGGCGCGAAGGGCTTCGCTTCGGGCACCTGGCAGGGCGTGGTGCTGCCGGCCAAAACACCCGACGCGGTAAGACAGCGGGTAAACCAGGCGCTGACCGAGGCCATCCGCTCGCCCGAGGTGCGCTCGCGCCTGACCGGCCAAGGCGCCGAGGTGGTGACCATGACGCCCGCCGAGACCGATCGCTTCTTCGCCGCCGAGCGCGCGCACTGGCAGCAAGTGGTGCAGGCCGCGCAGATTCGGCTCGACTGA
- the plsY gene encoding glycerol-3-phosphate 1-O-acyltransferase PlsY, whose translation MSSTVLSIIVTIAAYLVGSLSFAVIVSKLMGLNDPRTYGSGNPGATNVLRSGSKAAAILTLLLDAVKGWLPVALVHWFGGPHGLEEGTIAAVGLAAFLGHLWPVFFKFKGGKGVATAAGVLIGISGWLGLATLASWLIIAVFFRYSSLASLVAAVFAPFFYVLGGGVAWVMDARIGVSIAIMSGLLVWRHKENIGRLLAGKESKIGSKKKV comes from the coding sequence GTGAGCTCCACCGTACTTTCCATCATCGTCACCATCGCGGCCTATCTTGTGGGCTCGCTGTCGTTTGCAGTCATCGTCAGCAAGCTGATGGGGCTGAACGACCCGCGTACCTATGGAAGCGGCAACCCGGGGGCGACCAACGTGCTGCGATCGGGCAGCAAGGCGGCAGCGATCCTGACGTTGCTGCTGGATGCGGTCAAGGGCTGGCTTCCGGTGGCGCTGGTGCACTGGTTCGGCGGTCCCCATGGATTGGAGGAGGGCACCATCGCCGCGGTGGGCCTGGCGGCTTTCCTCGGCCACCTGTGGCCTGTGTTCTTCAAGTTCAAGGGCGGCAAGGGCGTGGCGACGGCGGCCGGTGTGCTGATTGGAATCAGCGGCTGGCTGGGCCTTGCAACGCTTGCAAGCTGGCTGATCATCGCGGTGTTCTTCCGATACTCCTCGCTGGCCTCGCTGGTGGCTGCGGTGTTTGCACCGTTCTTCTATGTGCTGGGCGGCGGGGTGGCCTGGGTCATGGATGCGCGCATCGGCGTGTCGATCGCCATCATGTCGGGCCTGCTTGTGTGGCGCCACAAGGAAAACATCGGGCGGCTGCTGGCCGGCAAGGAGTCGAAGATCGGCTCCAAGAAGAAGGTCTGA
- a CDS encoding 2-hydroxy-3-oxopropionate reductase, translating to MKLGFIGLGIMGTPMALNLVNAGHTVYVSAARRVPDAIKDSAAIPCTTVQEVASNAEVIFLMVPDTPDVESVLFGENGVAAALGQGGERKVVVDMSSISPMATKAFAQKINALGADYVDAPVSGGEVGAKAASLTIMCGGEPAVFERVRPLLEKMGKNITLVGGNGDGQTTKVANQIIVALNIAAVGEALLFASKAGADPAKVREALMGGFASSRILEVHGERMIKRTFAPGFRIRLHQKDLGLALQGARELGLALPQTAGAAQLMQACAANGDAELDHSALVKALELMGAHDVA from the coding sequence ATGAAGCTCGGATTTATCGGCCTCGGCATCATGGGCACGCCCATGGCACTGAACCTCGTCAACGCAGGCCACACTGTCTACGTGAGCGCGGCCCGCCGCGTGCCGGATGCGATCAAGGACTCGGCAGCCATTCCCTGCACCACGGTGCAGGAAGTGGCCAGCAATGCCGAGGTGATATTTCTGATGGTGCCCGACACGCCGGACGTCGAGTCGGTGCTGTTCGGCGAGAACGGGGTGGCGGCTGCGCTGGGCCAGGGGGGCGAGCGCAAGGTGGTTGTGGACATGAGCTCGATCTCGCCCATGGCCACCAAGGCCTTCGCGCAGAAGATCAATGCGCTGGGCGCGGACTACGTCGATGCACCGGTGTCCGGCGGCGAGGTGGGCGCGAAGGCAGCCTCGCTGACCATCATGTGCGGCGGCGAACCGGCGGTGTTCGAAAGGGTGCGGCCGCTGCTTGAGAAGATGGGCAAGAACATCACCCTGGTGGGGGGCAACGGCGACGGCCAGACCACCAAGGTGGCGAACCAGATCATCGTCGCGCTGAATATCGCGGCTGTGGGCGAGGCACTGCTGTTTGCCAGCAAGGCCGGTGCCGACCCGGCCAAGGTGCGCGAGGCACTGATGGGCGGCTTCGCGTCCAGCCGGATCCTCGAGGTCCATGGCGAGCGCATGATCAAGCGCACTTTTGCTCCGGGCTTTCGCATCCGCCTGCACCAGAAGGACCTGGGCCTGGCGCTGCAGGGAGCGCGTGAACTGGGGCTCGCGCTGCCGCAGACCGCCGGAGCCGCACAGCTGATGCAGGCCTGTGCCGCCAACGGCGATGCCGAACTGGACCACTCCGCGCTGGTGAAGGCGCTGGAGCTGATGGGGGCCCACGACGTGGCTTGA
- a CDS encoding aldo/keto reductase produces MHQISLGQSDLKVTPICLGTMTFGEQVSQATSHAILDRALERGVNFIDTAEMYAVPTRAETFGATETYIGNWFAANPGVRERVVLASKVAGPSRATPWVREGAGMTAADIVASCEASLRRLRTDVIDLYQIHWPERHVPAFGQMYYQPEKESSQTPILEQLQALARLVREGKVRYIGLSNETPYGVHEFVRLAEQLGLPRVVSVQNPYSLLNRSWENAMDETCHRLGVSLLAYSPLGYGLLSGKYDHSGTTGVGAPATARLTMFESMRKQRWGRRESWETSKLYNQLARDNGLTPTQMALAFCYTKWQVASTILGVTTVEQLDEDIDVWGTTLSAELLGEIDAIRKQYRDPAQ; encoded by the coding sequence ATGCATCAGATATCCCTGGGGCAAAGCGACCTGAAGGTCACCCCCATCTGCCTCGGCACCATGACCTTCGGCGAGCAGGTGTCGCAGGCCACCTCGCACGCCATCCTGGACCGGGCCCTCGAGCGCGGCGTGAACTTCATCGACACGGCCGAGATGTATGCCGTGCCCACGCGGGCCGAGACCTTCGGTGCCACCGAGACCTATATCGGGAACTGGTTTGCGGCCAACCCGGGAGTGCGCGAGCGCGTGGTGCTGGCCAGCAAGGTGGCCGGACCGTCGCGCGCCACGCCCTGGGTGCGCGAAGGCGCGGGCATGACCGCTGCCGACATCGTCGCCTCGTGCGAGGCCAGCCTCCGGCGCCTGCGCACCGACGTGATCGACCTCTACCAGATCCACTGGCCCGAGCGCCATGTGCCCGCGTTCGGGCAGATGTACTACCAGCCCGAGAAGGAGAGCAGCCAGACCCCGATCCTCGAGCAATTGCAGGCGCTGGCACGCCTGGTGCGCGAGGGCAAGGTGCGCTACATCGGCCTGTCCAACGAGACGCCCTATGGCGTGCACGAGTTCGTGCGGCTTGCCGAACAGCTGGGCCTGCCGCGCGTGGTGTCGGTGCAGAACCCGTACTCCCTGCTCAACCGCAGCTGGGAAAACGCAATGGACGAGACCTGCCATCGCCTGGGGGTCTCGCTGCTGGCCTACTCGCCCCTGGGCTACGGCCTGCTGAGCGGCAAGTATGACCACAGCGGCACAACCGGCGTGGGGGCTCCGGCAACGGCGCGCCTCACGATGTTCGAGTCGATGCGCAAGCAGCGCTGGGGCCGCAGGGAGTCGTGGGAGACCAGCAAGCTCTACAACCAGCTTGCGCGCGACAACGGCCTCACACCGACGCAGATGGCGCTCGCGTTCTGCTACACCAAGTGGCAGGTGGCGAGCACCATCCTCGGCGTGACCACGGTCGAGCAACTGGACGAGGACATCGACGTCTGGGGCACCACGCTCAGTGCGGAACTGCTGGGCGAGATCGATGCCATCCGCAAGCAATACCGCGATCCGGCGCAGTGA
- the garD gene encoding galactarate dehydratase, giving the protein MSSPTPLSIAMHPADNVAIIANDGGLPVGTVLPSGLVLRDQVPQAHKVALVDIPEGGAVRRYNVVIGYALKAIAAGSWVHERLLRMPEARSLEGLPVSTVKPPVMERLEGYTFEGYRNADGSVGTRNILGITTTVQCVAGVLDFAVRRIKAELLPRYPHVDDVVGLEHSYGCGVAIDAVGAEIPQRTLRNISRNPNFGGEVMVVSLGCEKLQPERLLPPGSFPIVDEREPALDVVCLQDEAHVGFMSMIDSIMDSAQAHLERLNRRRRETVPASALVVGVQCGGSDAFSGVTANPAVGFCTDLLVRAGATVMFSEVTEVRDGIDQLTSRASSPEVAQAMIEEMAWYDAYLDKGRVDRSANTTPGNKKGGLSNIVEKAMGSIIKSGTAPITGVLSPGQRLADRGIEGGLVYAATPASDFICGTLQLAAGMNLHVFTTGRGTPYGLAQVPVIKVATRSDLARRWHDLMDLNAGRIADGEATIEDIGWEMFRLMLDVASGRKKTWAEQWKLHNALVLFNPAPVT; this is encoded by the coding sequence ATGAGTAGCCCGACCCCGCTCTCCATCGCCATGCACCCGGCGGACAACGTGGCCATCATCGCCAATGACGGCGGTCTGCCGGTCGGCACCGTTCTGCCCTCGGGCCTGGTGCTGCGTGACCAGGTGCCGCAGGCACACAAGGTGGCACTGGTGGACATCCCCGAAGGCGGCGCGGTGCGTCGCTACAACGTGGTCATTGGCTACGCGCTCAAGGCCATTGCGGCCGGCAGCTGGGTGCATGAGCGGCTGCTGCGGATGCCCGAGGCGCGTTCGCTGGAGGGTCTGCCCGTCTCCACCGTCAAGCCACCGGTCATGGAGCGGCTTGAGGGCTATACCTTCGAGGGCTACCGCAATGCCGACGGCAGCGTCGGCACGCGCAACATCCTGGGCATCACCACCACGGTGCAATGCGTGGCAGGCGTGCTCGACTTCGCGGTGCGCCGCATCAAGGCGGAGTTGCTGCCACGGTATCCCCACGTGGATGACGTGGTCGGGCTGGAGCACAGCTATGGCTGCGGCGTAGCCATCGATGCCGTGGGCGCCGAGATACCGCAGCGAACGCTGCGCAACATCAGCCGCAACCCGAATTTCGGCGGCGAGGTCATGGTGGTCAGTCTGGGCTGCGAGAAGCTGCAGCCCGAGCGCCTGCTGCCGCCGGGCTCGTTTCCCATCGTCGACGAACGCGAGCCCGCGCTGGATGTGGTCTGCCTGCAGGACGAGGCCCATGTGGGTTTCATGTCCATGATCGACTCCATCATGGACAGCGCGCAGGCGCACCTGGAGCGCCTGAACCGGCGCCGGCGGGAGACCGTGCCCGCCAGCGCCCTGGTGGTGGGTGTGCAGTGCGGCGGCAGCGATGCCTTCAGCGGCGTCACCGCCAACCCGGCCGTAGGCTTTTGCACCGACCTGCTGGTGCGTGCAGGCGCCACCGTCATGTTCAGCGAAGTGACCGAGGTGCGCGACGGGATCGATCAGCTCACCTCGCGCGCGTCCAGCCCGGAAGTGGCCCAGGCCATGATCGAGGAGATGGCCTGGTACGACGCCTACCTCGACAAGGGCAGGGTAGACCGCAGCGCCAATACCACGCCTGGCAACAAGAAGGGCGGCCTGTCGAACATCGTCGAGAAGGCGATGGGCTCCATCATCAAGAGCGGCACCGCGCCCATCACCGGCGTGCTGTCGCCGGGGCAGCGGCTGGCGGACCGCGGCATCGAAGGCGGCCTGGTCTACGCGGCCACGCCGGCCAGCGACTTCATCTGCGGCACGCTGCAGCTGGCTGCCGGCATGAACCTGCATGTGTTCACCACCGGGCGCGGCACGCCCTATGGGCTGGCGCAGGTGCCAGTGATCAAGGTGGCCACGCGCAGCGATCTGGCGCGGCGCTGGCACGACCTGATGGACCTGAACGCCGGGCGCATCGCCGACGGCGAGGCCACGATCGAGGACATCGGTTGGGAGATGTTCCGGCTCATGCTCGATGTGGCGAGCGGCAGGAAAAAAACCTGGGCCGAGCAGTGGAAGCTGCACAACGCGCTGGTGCTGTTCAACCCGGCACCGGTGACCTGA